In Edaphobacter dinghuensis, a genomic segment contains:
- a CDS encoding prephenate dehydratase: protein MSDLKIAIQGELGSNSHMATLRMLENAEIVACSVSAEVLAKVVSGEVDGAVLPIENSLHGSVAEHYDLLLELPVRIEGESLMHIRHNMIAMPGVKLADIRKVISHPVALSQCRHFLANHPEFEVVSFYDTAGSVKHLMKAGLRDVAGIAPVLAATEYGAEVLLPGVEDHAENYTRFHLIRRDDAAPDTVELERADKMSVAFTIEHRPGTLVAVLERLAEAGMDLTKIESRPVPGSPWEYAFYVDIRFEDAERADAAIAAIRNHCRMVKVLGRYKAA, encoded by the coding sequence GTGTCTGATTTGAAGATTGCGATTCAGGGAGAGTTGGGGTCGAACAGCCATATGGCGACCCTCCGGATGCTGGAGAACGCAGAGATTGTTGCGTGCAGCGTATCTGCCGAAGTTTTGGCAAAGGTTGTCTCAGGAGAGGTTGACGGTGCGGTGCTGCCCATCGAAAACAGCCTGCATGGTTCGGTTGCCGAGCACTATGACCTGCTGCTGGAGCTTCCCGTACGCATCGAGGGCGAGAGCCTGATGCACATTCGTCACAACATGATCGCGATGCCCGGCGTAAAGCTCGCTGACATTCGCAAGGTGATCTCGCACCCGGTGGCCTTGTCGCAATGCCGCCACTTTCTGGCCAACCACCCGGAGTTTGAAGTTGTATCGTTCTACGATACCGCCGGCAGCGTAAAGCACCTGATGAAGGCCGGTCTACGCGATGTTGCCGGCATCGCTCCTGTGTTGGCTGCCACAGAGTACGGCGCAGAGGTTCTGCTGCCCGGAGTCGAAGATCACGCCGAAAATTACACTCGCTTTCACCTGATCCGTCGCGATGACGCTGCGCCGGACACCGTTGAGCTCGAGAGAGCAGACAAGATGAGCGTGGCCTTCACCATCGAACACCGTCCCGGAACGCTCGTAGCTGTGCTTGAGAGGTTGGCCGAAGCGGGCATGGATCTGACCAAAATTGAATCCCGCCCCGTCCCCGGTAGTCCCTGGGAGTATGCTTTCTACGTGGATATCCGCTTTGAAGACGCAGAAAGAGCCGATGCCGCCATCGCTGCAATACGGAATCACTGTCGAATGGTCAAAGTTCTAGGCCGCTATAAGGCTGCCTAG